Proteins encoded within one genomic window of Babesia bigemina genome assembly Bbig001, chromosome : IV:
- a CDS encoding ribosomal protein L17, putative codes for MGAIKMVKYSRDPSNISKCVKAKGSHLRAHFKNTYETAAAIRGMSVIAAKKYLQDVIDHKRCVPFRKFNGGVGRCAQAKQFKHTQGRWPEKSCRILIDLLVNLMSNAEVKGLETDQLYIEHIQINRAPLGRRRSYRAHGRIIPFLSHPCHVEIIAVEKDETVPKHVDAAKKVIKLNKRQLARFRLKDARAAAMAALRASRAN; via the exons ATGGG AGCAATCAAGATGGTGAAGTACTCCAGGGACCCTTCGAACATCTCCAAGTGTGTCAAGGCCAAGGGCTCACACCTGCGCGCGCACTTCAAAAACACTTACGAGACTGCGGCGGCCATCCGTGGCATGtccgtcatcgctgccaagAAGTACCTCCAGGACGTCATCGACCACAAGCGTTGTGTGCCTTTCCGCAAGTTCAACGGAGGTGTCGGACGCTGCGCCCAGGCCAAGCAGTTCAAGCACACGCAGGGAAGGTGGCCCGAGAAGTCATGCCGCATCCTTATCGACCTGCTCGTCAACCTCATGTCCAACGCAGAG GTTAAGGGACTGGAGACGGACCAGCTCTACATTGAGCACATCCAGATCAACAGGGCACCACTGGGAAGGAGGCGCTCTTACCGCGCTCACGGTAGGATCATTCCCTTCCTTTCCCACCCCTGCCACGTGGAAATTATCGCTGTTGAGAAGGATGAGACCGTCCCCAAGCACGTAGATGCTGCCAAGAAGGTCATCAAACTCAACAAACGCCAGCTGGCCAGGTTCAGGCTCAAGGATGCCAGAGCTGCCGCCATGGCTGCCCTCAGGGCATCTAGGGCGAACTGA
- a CDS encoding membrane skeletal protein, putative: MSSCHSGDNKLHSSHGVTGIHVTDIMDVTKSSDTESTCTNPDLVQRYAEQLFTLDKKPESLYECPTSACSIASVGAQQDAYGTLNSAIFNTQSLDSSDEEPPVAPEPYYSKETPSIERATNLTTPSKEIGSPVFTYQQAVGGYFAGSPGTLLVGSGTLSERPKNFIAESTMGDATPLRQDITEPATVVMTPCSSPYGAVGATILSPNVSERNIGTESPLARECHTPMGVQQGTPLSRISASTSPAVKDYSRAVECSNNSETSFVHEGYDTVQIPRYRPVEVVDKVVEVPVVHHVDTYVPKKEIQEIESFVKKPYTKYVDKFIEVPEVHYSDRIVEVPEYHEITKTVTKVEVQERIKYVPKVEVKVVPKYVEVPVIKIVDRYEEYEEVEEVIKEVEKVEIVDVPREVVKHVVKPVKKIIEQERIIPVNKHRDVPVEKVKFVPKIETVEVIREVPKIIDVPVPYNVHKIEYVDKPYIVPEYRDVQVGVPVRKRVTPIYRYEGEPEIIDLPVHKPYFVIHDHITFKPAAQPISEKIKVVGSRPIDLNTLTTEDRVDAQERMHNAVNQRPLEPHDERQEMHHLSTQLPMDIPNARQLDQYGTQPRHVQIGTPISHEKPVHKPQFGAPEMLSSNSNKSSVPMETIIYMRSPKGRLSPMSDGGAIDVYPHSNNNTPRMAN, from the exons ATGTCATCATGTCATAGTGGGGATAACAAGCTCCATTCGTCTCACGGGGTAACTGGAATTCACGTCACTGATATAATGGACGTAACTAAGTCCAGTGACACAGAGAGCACATGCACGAACCCAGACCTGGTTCAGAGATATGCCGAACAGCTATTTACACTGGACAAAAAGCCGGAATCGTTGTACGAGTGCCCCACTTCCGCGTGTTCAATTGCATCCGTCGGCGCCCAGCAAGATGCGTACGGCACCCTGAACTCAGCAATATTCAATACCCAGAGTCTCGATAGCTCGGATGAAGAGCCTCCAGTAGCCCCGGAACCGTACTACTCTAAGGAAACGCCTTCCATTGAAAGAGCTACTAATCTGACAACACCATCTAAGGAAATAGGATCTCCAGTATTCACTTATCAACAGGCAGTGGGAGGTTATTTCGCCGGTTCGCCTGGAACTCTTTTGGTGGGCTCAGGGACACTGTCTGAAAGGCCGAAGAATTTCATAGCGGAATCAACGATGGGTGATGCGACGCCACTCAGGCAAGACATTACGGAGCCTGCAACAGTAGTTATGACGCCATGTTCGTCACCATATGGGGCTGTAGGAGCAACTATATTAAGTCCAAATGTATCGGAGAGAAACATAGGGACCGAATCGCCCCTCGCAAGGGAGTGTCACACGCCAATGGGCGTACAACAAGGCACTCCCCTGTCGCGTATTAGTGCGTCAACATCCCCAGCCGTAAAGGATTATTCGCGTGCTGTGGAATGTAGCAATAACTCCGAAACATCGTTTGTACACGAGGGTTACGACACTGTACAGATACCCAGATATCGGCCCGTGGAAGTTGTAGACAAGGTCGTGGAGGTGCCAGTTGTACATCATGTAGATACGTATGTGCCCAAAAAAGAAATTCAAGAAATTGAAAGTTTCGTGAAGAAGCCGTACACCAAATACGTTGACAAATTCATAGAGGTGCCTGAGGTGCATTACAGCGATAGGATAGTAGAGGTGCCCGAGTACCACGAAATAACTAAAACAGTTACCAAAGTAGAAGTACAGGAACGTATCAAGTATGTGCCCAAGGTAGAAGTGAAAGTCGTGCCCAAGTATGTGGAAGTCCCTGTTATAAAGATTGTCGATCGATACGAGGAATACGAAGAG GTGGAGGAAGTTATCAAGGAGGTTGAAAAGGTCGAAATCGTCGATGTTCCGAGGGAGGTTGTGAAGCACGTAGTAAAACCGGTGAAGAAAATCATAGAGCAGGAACGCATAATACCTGTAAATAAG CATCGCGACGTACCTGTGGAAAAGGTTAAATTTGTCCCTAAAATCGAAACAGTCGAAGTCATCAGGGAGGTGCCCAAAATTATCGACGTTCCAGTGCCTTACAATGTCCACAAAATCGAATATGTAGATAAGCCGTATATCGTTCCGGAATACCGCGATGTCCAAGTAGGGGTTCCAGTCAGAAAGAGGGTGACGCCAATATACCGCTACGAAGGAGAACCTGAAATCATTGACCTACCGGTGCACAAGCCCTACTTCGTTATACACGATCATATTACTTTCAAACCGGCTGCACAGCCAATTTCAGAAAAAATCAAAGTCGTGGGATCCCGTCCCATCGACCTGAATACGCTAACTACAGAGGATAGAGTAGATGCGCAAGAACGGATGCACAACGCAGTCAATCAGAGGCCATTAGAGCCTCACGATGAACGTCAAGAGATGCATCATCTGAGCACGCAACTTCCTATGGACATCCCAAACGCTCGACAATTAGACCAATATGGTACGCAGCCCAGACATGTACAAATTGGAACGCCGATTTCTCATGAGAAGCCGGTTCACAAACCACAATTTGGCGCTCCTGAGATGCTTTCAAGCAATAGTAATAAGTCAAGTGTACCAATGGAAACCATCATTTATATGAGGTCCCCAAAAGGACGCTTATCGCCTATGTCGGATGGCGGAGCGATTGATGTTTATCCCCATTCTAACAATAACACACCCAGAATGGCCAACTAA